From Topomyia yanbarensis strain Yona2022 chromosome 1, ASM3024719v1, whole genome shotgun sequence, one genomic window encodes:
- the LOC131677498 gene encoding mucin-2 has protein sequence MEPRVSGGALFREIHKNTWLRRLNVDGKRPSVLAKKTDRYWVVFCVHDDCEAFLEGYVDPRQAPSHNPEWSLSLQAVQHISHALVPVEQEFEFVITLGNDVARFNANTWDCMQEWVESLRSKLREMKLLSPKENLYSKLPEVKPSLAPTRDPTSPLPATPPVPAAIVPGIERVQPHSLQLHSSQQPGISSTPSTSSQTIIPSTTAAACSSSVSPVPGTSPPQAPPITAMSNTSTQNLMNLLVNPLQAVSSINNQHISSQHLFDAISLASDLSDSSVDDYSKDLIKQFILNGSPLPSPAPTTGPGGSTMAVPSSSSSTNAARLPKFSNENGLHPQNGLIASGSSSLATTFVNNVLADPGTTSLKRTDQKVLVDVKADDFPNCLESGSDEDADASNSSGSSSSRSSTASNSSNSSNSSTDASEGNGNESSLLSSPSQSFADPITPSASFSSSSRLPHRNGLKKTRRKSAQKADPAANVTIIEVSNGTSANCSPAKLILSPSAKRRSPKTEQINKISTSTLITDDLTDDNYKSNVQIIPSNIEYDHHYHPHHLQNQEPSIIASINDRQITTVKVPNLINNTSSIANVTISAATVSSAPSNAIATIATSSTPIKSDSNFGTVTQIAVNLCDRPATPPQQQHYEQVFLLSTPFQVVSNVDQPTSLQSTPPVSAGSSAANKFSKSKVMLLSKQQRSSSHSEIQVNRVKNLRNGQGNKENQGESSSVNSHSSVPGPKPEILPSTSSPVVPPTNLSPSKRPAVDKNIYTPQPQRPMLQRGLTEMVISRSTNAVVAGGRENLSRGRKVAVAVNQSADKFRNEVNEQRRRSSSTSDAQPESSGNPVMRARLNGVSRLQSPPQPFRPHHQFINQHDSLNGSNRKMTLREQQVMQLRREMMHPGGVRLQLRRKDCINSIGLIDAFGAVWVAGWKQKEHPVLYNALHIGDQFISVAGMTITSAAEAHKAIRGAPGLFVELIIRRVPFGRVYAIRRELDGQCLGLIRDGNTATIVDVVPNSLAARHGLPPKTQSCDGLSLTFWVLTEINGRPLNLFFKDNEIRDRLNAVGRDISILVQPADLVTKLKKQLKSLRGHKDFIVQ, from the exons AAAACGGATCGTTACTGGGTTGTATTCTGTGTCCACGATGACTGCGAGGCGTTCCTGGAAGGTTACGTCGATCCACGGCAAGCACCGTCCCACAACCCAGAATGGTCTCTCTCGCTGCAGGCAGTCCAGCACATTTCCCATGCGCTCGTTCCGGTGGAACAGGAGTTCGAATTTGTGATAACACTGGGAAACGATGTGGCGCGCTTTAACGCCAACACCTGGGATTGCATGCAAGAGTGGGTGGAATCGTTACGATCCAAACTTCGTGAGATGAAGCTACTTTCGCCCAAGGAGAATCTCTACTCCAAGCTACCTGAAGTGAAACCTTCGTTGGCACCGACGCGAGATCCTACATCACCACTGCCGGCTACGCCTCCGGTTCCCGCTGCCATAGTACCTGGAATTGAACGCGTTCAGCCACATTCGTTGCAACTGCACTCCTCTCAGCAACCAGGAATCAGTAGCACACCATCAACCTCATCACAAACCATTATTCCTTCGACAACTGCTGCCGCATGTTCCTCATCTGTCAGTCCCGTTCCAGGCACTTCCCCTCCCCAAGCACCACCGATTACTGCCATGTCCAATACGTCGACTCAGAATCTCATGAACCTGCTCGTTAATCCTCTACAAGCCGTAAGCAGCATAAACAATCAACATATCAGCAGTCAGCACCTTTTCGATGCCATATCACTTGCATCCGATCTATCCGACAGTAGCGTAGATGATTACTCAAAGGATCTCATCAAACAGTTCATACTCAATGGCAGTCCGCTACCATCACCAGCACCCACCACAGGGCCAGGCGGATCTACCATGGCTGTTCCGTCTAGTAGCAGTTCTACCAATGCGGCAAGACTTCCAAAATTTTCGAACGAAAATGGATTACATCCACAGAATGGATTGATAGCGAGTGGATCATCTTCTCTGGCTACAACCTTCGTGAATAATGTACTGGCCGACCCCGGAACCACATCACTGAAACGAACCGACCAGAAAGTCCTGGTCGACGTGAAGGCGGATGACTTCCCCAATTGTCTCGAAAGCGGAAGTGATGAAGATG CTGACGCCAGCAACAGCTCCGGGTCCAGTTCCAGCCGAAGTAGCACCGCCAGtaacagcagcaacagcagtaaCAGTAGCACAGATGCCTCTGAGGGAAATGGCAATGAATCATCGTTATTATCATCGCCTTCCCAATCCTTTGCCGATCCAATCACGCCTTCAGCATCGTTTAGCAGCAGTTCAAG GCTACCGCATCGCAATGGGCTGAAAAAAACTCGCCGGAAATCTGCCCAGAAGGCAGACCCGGCTGCTAACGTTACGATTATCGAAGTTTCCAACGGAACCAGCGCAAATTGCTCACCGGCGAAGTTGATTCTTTCACCCAGTGCAAAACGTCGTTCGCCGAAAACGGAGCAGATTAATAAAATTAGTACCAGCACACTGATCACCGATGATCTTACCGATGATAATTACAAGAGCAACGTGCAGATCATTCCGTCCAATATTGAGTATGATCATCACTATCATCCTCATCATCTACAGAATCAAGAGCCTTCCATTATTGCGTCGATCAACGACCGACAGATTACGACCGTCAAGGTACCTAATCTCATCAATAACACAAGTAGTATCGCAAATGTAACTATTAGCGCAGCCACCGTTTCATCTGCTCCGTCTAACGCTATTGCAACTATAGCTACTTCATCGACTCCGATAAAATCTGACAGTAACTTCGGCACTGTCACACAAATCGCAGTTAACTTATGTGATAGACCCGCAACTCCACCACAGCAGCAGCACTACGAACAGGTGTTCCTATTATCAACGCCTTTCCAAGTGGTCAGTAATGTCGATCAACCTACTAGCCTGCAATCGACCCCTCCAGTGTCTGCTGGCAGCTCAGCTGCGAACAAATTTAGCAAGAGTAAGGTCATGCTACTTAGCAAGCAGCAACGTTCATCTAGTCATTCCGAAATCCAGGTTAATCGGGTTAAAAATCTACGGAATGGTCAGGGTAATAAGGAGAACCAGGGCGAAAGTAGTTCTGTCAATAGTCATTCAAGTGTACCTGGACCGAAACCGGAGATTCTACCATCGACCAGCAGTCCAGTAGTACCTCCTACAAACTTAAGCCCATCGAAAAGGCCAGCAGTAGATAAAAACATCTACACTCCACAACCACAGCGTCCCATGCTCCAGCGTGGACTTACAGAAATGGTTATTAGTAGATCAACTAATGCAGTCGTTGCTGGCGGTCGAGAAAATTTATCCCGGGGGCGTAAGGTAGCTGTGGCTGTGAATCAATCTGCCGACAAATTTCGAAACGAAGTAAATGAACAACGTCGTAGAAGCTCATCCACTTCCGATGCACAACCCGAATCATCGGGAAATCCTGTAATGAGAGCTCGACTGAATGGGGTATCGCGGTTGCAATCTCCTCCCCAACCGTTTCGACCGCACCATCAGTTCATCAACCAGCATGATTCGCTGAATGGATCTAATCGAAAAATGACCCTCCGAGAACAACAGGTCATGCAACTTCGCCGAGAGATGATGCACCCCGGTGGGGTGCGATTGCAGCTGAGGCGAAAGGATTGCATCAATTCCATCGGGCTGATTGATGCTTTCGGTGCCGTGTGGGTTGCCGGTTGGAAACAAAAAGAACACCCGGTGTTGTATAATGCGTTGCACATTGGTGATCAGTTTATTTCCGTGGCCGGAATGACGATTACGAGTGCTGCCGAAGCACACAAAGCGATTCGTGGTGCACCGGGACTGTTC GTGGAACTTATTATCCGAAGAGTACCATTCGGGCGGGTGTATGCTATTCGGCGGGAACTGGATGGTCAATGTTTAGGTTTGATTCGAGACGGGAATACTGCGACGATTGTGGACGTTGTACCGAATAGTCTTGCCGCAAGACATGGGCTTCCTCCTAAG ACTCAATCATGCGATGGACTGTCGCTTACCTTTTGGGTCCTCACGGAAATAAACGGCCGCCCGTTGAATTTATTCTTCAAAGATAATGAAATTCGCGATCGTCTGAACGCCGTCGGAAGGGACATATCAATATTG GTTCAACCAGCGGACTTGGTCACCAAACTGAAGAAACAGTTGAAATCGTTACGCGGCCACAAAGACTTTATTGTGCAATAG
- the LOC131695245 gene encoding L-dopachrome tautomerase yellow-f-like codes for MISNQIQILLSTLILLIVECTGEELKLVYQWTQLDAPAKEPDKSQVVFDPKDKPHQFNETFNAYGNLPMGIAHHKGRLFVSIPRRRPGIPSTLAVINMHAVQGVNNPPLVGYPEQLVNTLHCNEAYAYIPDYQWPGLYVYSLAENRMWRFNHNYFCFEPQNGRFNVAGIRFDWNDGIFSLAVGQVDSTTGHRMVYLHAMAAVGEIAVSNAVLKNETLARSGDEYSDLFIHLGSRGPNTHSSSHAFDEKTGVLFYAEVNRNSIGCWNSKRRFDADNHGIVHLDNSDMIYPADLVIDTEGVLWVISNKLPIWIYSKLNVTDFNYRIWRQTTKSAINGTLCM; via the exons ATGATCAGTAACCAAATTCAAATTTTATTAAGTACTTTAATTCTGTTGATTGTCGAGTGCACAGGCGAAGAGCTTAAGCTAGTATATCAATGGACTCAGCTAGACGCGCCTGCAAAGGAGCCCG ATAAGAGCCAGGTTGTATTCGATCCCAAGGACAAACCTCACCagtttaatgaaactttcaacGCTTACGGAAACCTTCCGATGGGTATAGCCCACCACAAGGGACGACTGTTTGTGTCGATTCCCAGGAGACGACCCGGGATTCCTTCAACGCTTGCCGTTATCAATATGCATGCAGTTCAGGGGGTTAATAATCCGCCTTTGGTCGGTTATCCCGAGCAACTTGTAAACACACTTCAC TGCAATGAAGCGTATGCGTACATTCCCGATTATCAATGGCCTGGTTTGTATGTATATAGTTTGGCAGAGAATCGAATGTGGCGCTTCAACCATAACTATTTCTGCTTCGAGCCACAAAACGGTCGATTCAACGTGGCTGGAATCCGATTCGATTGGAACGATGGTATATTTTCGTTGGCCGTGGGCCAAGTTGATTCGACGACAGGCCACCGAATGGTGTATCTCCATGCAATGGCTGCGGTTGGTGAGATTGCCGTATCAAATGCTGTTTTAAAGAATGAAACTCTTGCACGATCCGGTGATGAGTATAGTGATTTGTTCATACATCTGGGTTCACGCGGGCCAAATACGCACAGTTCCAGTCATGCTTTCGACGAAAAAACTGGAGTTCTATTTTATGCTGAGGTGAATCGCAATTCGATCGGTTGTTGGAATAGCAAGCGAAGATTCGACGCAGACAACCATGGCATCGTGCATCTAGACAATAGCGACATGATTTATCCTGCTGATTTAGTG ATCGATACCGAAGGTGTCCTATGGGTGATTTCGAACAAACTTCCTATCTGGATCTACTCAAAACTAAACGTTACTGATTTCAACTATCGTATCTGGCGCCAAACTACAAAATCGGCTATCAATGGAACGTTGTGTATGTGA